One window from the genome of Pararhizobium gei encodes:
- a CDS encoding mannitol dehydrogenase family protein — translation MKRLSASSSFPLNVVTPNYDRASLKAGIVHLGFGAFHRAHQAVYTDAALEADFGDWGIVGVSLRSSDMIRDLKAQDHLFSVTGRGADATEIRVVGSVIGGLSAREQREDLLALLADPAIRIVSMTVTEKAYGIDPVTGGLDPGHPAVAEDLANPRQPAGVIGVIVEGLARRHAAGALPFTVLCCDNLPTNGGVVRRLVTEMATIRDLALADWIREYGAFPSTMVDRIVPAATSATRQRAAELLGADDALALDTEPFMQWVIEDHFVSGRPAWEAAGALFVNAVEPYEKMKLRMLNGAHSMIAYLGQVRGLEYVRDVMAIPDCRAVVERYMRAAALTLDPVPGIDLDAYREQLLARFANPTIAHKTRQIAMDGSQKLPQRTFFSAVDDLVAGRDGGIFAYATAAWIAFLLRATALDDPRRDELADAAAKVAESGNPRFVFAIPGLFPQPLLEDEAWLNRVAQDLQEIVRTDNR, via the coding sequence ATGAAACGCCTATCTGCCTCGTCTTCCTTTCCCTTGAACGTCGTAACGCCGAATTATGACCGGGCTTCATTGAAGGCGGGCATCGTGCATCTCGGCTTTGGTGCGTTTCACCGGGCACATCAGGCCGTTTATACCGACGCGGCGCTCGAAGCGGATTTTGGGGATTGGGGCATCGTCGGGGTCAGTTTGAGATCGAGCGACATGATCCGCGATCTCAAGGCGCAGGATCATCTCTTTTCGGTAACAGGCCGGGGGGCGGATGCAACCGAGATCAGGGTCGTCGGCTCGGTCATCGGCGGCTTGTCCGCCCGGGAGCAGCGCGAGGATCTTCTTGCGCTGCTCGCCGATCCGGCCATCCGCATCGTCTCCATGACCGTAACGGAAAAGGCCTATGGCATCGATCCTGTCACAGGCGGTCTCGATCCCGGGCATCCTGCCGTGGCCGAAGATCTGGCGAACCCGCGGCAGCCAGCAGGCGTAATCGGTGTCATCGTAGAAGGTCTGGCACGGCGGCATGCTGCCGGCGCCCTGCCCTTCACAGTGCTGTGCTGCGACAATCTCCCGACCAATGGCGGTGTCGTGCGACGTTTGGTCACCGAAATGGCAACGATCCGCGATTTGGCATTGGCCGACTGGATCAGGGAGTATGGAGCCTTCCCTTCGACAATGGTCGATCGTATCGTTCCGGCGGCCACGTCGGCGACACGGCAGCGGGCGGCAGAGCTTCTCGGGGCGGACGATGCGCTTGCGCTCGACACCGAGCCCTTCATGCAATGGGTCATCGAAGACCATTTCGTATCCGGCCGGCCGGCCTGGGAAGCGGCCGGCGCCCTGTTTGTCAACGCTGTCGAGCCATACGAGAAGATGAAGCTGCGCATGCTGAACGGCGCTCATTCCATGATCGCCTATCTTGGACAGGTCCGGGGCCTCGAATATGTTCGTGACGTCATGGCTATCCCGGACTGCCGGGCCGTCGTCGAGCGCTATATGCGGGCGGCGGCACTGACGCTGGATCCGGTTCCCGGCATCGACCTCGATGCGTACCGGGAACAACTGCTAGCACGTTTTGCCAATCCGACCATTGCCCACAAGACGCGCCAGATCGCCATGGACGGGAGCCAGAAACTGCCGCAGCGTACCTTTTTCTCCGCGGTGGATGATCTGGTTGCAGGACGCGATGGTGGGATTTTCGCCTATGCCACGGCGGCATGGATCGCCTTTCTGCTTCGGGCAACAGCGCTGGACGACCCTCGCCGGGACGAGCTTGCAGATGCAGCCGCCAAGGTCGCGGAAAGCGGCAATCCACGCTTCGTTTTCGCCATACCAGGGTTGTTTCCGCAACCACTGCTGGAAGACGAAGCTTGGCTGAATCGTGTCGCACAGGATCTTCAGGAGATCGTCCGAACTGATAACCGCTGA
- a CDS encoding DMT family transporter — MEAGLNTIRSSRHSARLGVLIMLLGMLMFSLNDVMGKWLVSTHSVSQLMVIRSLAALLVLTPFFVRRGWRSLVKIERPRLHALRAFLFAADASAFYFAVAYMPLADTMTYWLAAPIYVAAASPFLLGEKVGWKRWTAILIGFAGVLVALEPSQQSFSLPALIALTGSTAFAFALLLGRKFRATPDITLIFWQLGGALIFSLFGVAANPEGWTPLDLQALLSLSLLGIVAMLAHLFVSRSLKLADAATVVPLQYTLLFWAVIFGWFFFGDTPRLTVVIGAALIVASGLFIFFREQQLKQTSSDDRVVET, encoded by the coding sequence ATGGAAGCCGGACTGAATACCATACGCTCCTCGAGACATTCAGCCCGCCTTGGCGTGCTGATCATGCTCCTTGGCATGCTGATGTTTTCGCTGAACGACGTGATGGGAAAATGGCTCGTCTCGACCCATTCCGTCAGTCAATTGATGGTCATCAGAAGCCTGGCCGCCCTTCTGGTTCTGACGCCGTTCTTCGTCCGTCGCGGCTGGCGCAGCCTCGTCAAGATCGAGCGACCTAGATTGCATGCTCTGCGCGCGTTTCTGTTCGCCGCGGATGCTTCCGCATTCTACTTCGCGGTCGCCTATATGCCGCTTGCCGATACCATGACCTATTGGCTGGCAGCGCCGATCTATGTGGCGGCGGCGTCGCCATTTCTTTTGGGCGAGAAGGTCGGTTGGAAACGCTGGACCGCGATCCTGATCGGGTTTGCCGGCGTCCTCGTCGCGCTTGAACCATCGCAGCAGAGCTTTTCCCTGCCGGCGCTGATTGCTCTGACCGGCAGCACGGCTTTTGCCTTCGCGCTGTTGCTCGGCCGCAAATTTCGCGCGACGCCCGATATAACGCTGATCTTCTGGCAATTGGGTGGAGCCCTGATCTTTTCCCTGTTCGGCGTTGCAGCCAATCCTGAGGGCTGGACGCCACTCGATCTTCAGGCGCTGCTCTCGCTCAGCTTGCTGGGGATCGTCGCCATGCTTGCCCATCTTTTTGTCAGCCGCTCGTTGAAACTCGCGGATGCGGCAACCGTCGTGCCGCTGCAATACACGCTGCTGTTCTGGGCGGTGATTTTCGGTTGGTTCTTCTTTGGCGATACGCCGCGTTTAACCGTCGTCATCGGCGCGGCTCTCATCGTCGCCTCCGGGCTGTTCATTTTCTTCCGCGAGCAGCAACTGAAGCAAACATCGTCTGACGATCGCGTTGTCGAGACATAA
- a CDS encoding DUF475 domain-containing protein translates to MTPAPTQNSVLGYFTWSFIVTVLGLALGAWLGWQTTGTIGGMATVFFICVVLAVLEISLSFDNAIVNANKLKDMTPIWQQRFLTWGILIAVFGMRIVFPLLIVVIAANIGPIDAIVLAAARPEEYARIMNDAHLPIAAFGGTFLMMVGLKFFFDHEKDVHWIAAIERTMSKAGSIKGAEICFVLVVMLVFSSFLEGEEAVTFIYSAIYGLVTFLVVEVIGGILDASEQTMSAAAKGGVGAFIYLEVLDASFSFDGVIGAFALTQNLFIIAIGLGIGAMYVRSMTIMLVEKKTLAEYRYLEHGAFYAILILSVIMYVQTLVHIPEVITGLGGAGLIGLSLWSSIRHNRRELTGYRHAEA, encoded by the coding sequence ATGACACCCGCCCCAACGCAAAACTCGGTGCTTGGCTATTTCACCTGGTCCTTTATCGTCACCGTGCTGGGACTGGCGCTCGGTGCCTGGCTTGGCTGGCAGACAACCGGCACGATCGGCGGCATGGCCACCGTCTTCTTCATCTGCGTGGTCCTCGCCGTCCTTGAAATCTCGCTCTCTTTCGACAATGCCATCGTCAATGCCAACAAGCTGAAGGACATGACGCCAATCTGGCAGCAGCGGTTCCTCACCTGGGGCATCCTTATTGCCGTCTTCGGCATGCGCATCGTCTTTCCGCTGCTGATCGTCGTCATCGCCGCCAATATCGGTCCGATCGACGCGATCGTCCTGGCGGCAGCGCGGCCCGAGGAATATGCGCGCATCATGAACGACGCCCACCTGCCGATCGCAGCCTTCGGCGGAACATTCCTGATGATGGTCGGCTTGAAGTTCTTCTTCGATCACGAGAAGGATGTTCACTGGATTGCCGCAATCGAACGGACAATGTCGAAAGCGGGCTCGATCAAGGGCGCTGAGATCTGCTTCGTTCTCGTCGTCATGCTGGTCTTCTCCTCTTTCCTTGAGGGCGAAGAGGCCGTGACCTTCATCTACTCGGCAATCTATGGCCTGGTTACTTTCCTCGTCGTCGAGGTTATCGGCGGCATTCTCGACGCGTCCGAGCAAACTATGAGCGCGGCGGCAAAGGGCGGTGTCGGAGCTTTCATCTATCTGGAAGTCCTCGATGCCAGCTTCTCCTTCGACGGGGTAATTGGTGCTTTCGCGCTGACCCAGAACCTCTTCATCATCGCAATCGGCCTTGGTATCGGCGCCATGTATGTGCGCTCGATGACCATCATGCTGGTCGAGAAGAAGACGCTTGCCGAATATCGCTACCTGGAACACGGTGCCTTCTACGCGATCCTGATCCTCTCCGTGATCATGTACGTTCAGACGCTCGTTCACATTCCGGAAGTCATCACCGGCCTGGGCGGCGCCGGTCTGATCGGTCTGTCGCTGTGGTCGTCAATCCGCCATAACAGGCGTGAACTCACCGGCTATCGACACGCCGAGGCGTGA
- a CDS encoding IS110 family transposase, translating into MTYTNRFIGIDISKSSFDICVLPEIDLASFANDASGIAQFLAFIARLDNVARLVLEPTGGYERPVVDALLAARLPVARVNAKQIRQFARACGQLSKTDRIDAFVLADYAKRMETKVLTPSSPAQTAMIDLVSRYKQLSHMIVQEKNRREKLRNRDDNKSKAWIEETLSFLLQQRQSVVDAMETCLKSHKDLADKAKVLTSLKGIGLRTACILIAGLPELGLLDKGQIAKLVGVAPINRDSGLMRGKRMITGGRKPVRDALYIAALPAIRFDPAMKAVFDRLKAKGKPGKVALVAVMRRIIIILNARMREYRATVLDP; encoded by the coding sequence ATGACCTATACTAACCGTTTTATCGGCATCGACATATCAAAATCCTCCTTCGATATCTGCGTGCTTCCCGAGATCGACTTGGCAAGCTTTGCCAACGATGCCTCCGGGATTGCCCAGTTTCTCGCCTTCATCGCTCGATTGGATAACGTCGCGCGCCTGGTTCTGGAACCGACTGGTGGCTACGAGCGACCCGTCGTAGATGCCCTGCTGGCTGCTCGCCTGCCGGTGGCACGGGTGAATGCCAAACAGATCAGGCAGTTCGCGCGCGCCTGCGGCCAGCTCTCCAAGACCGACAGGATCGACGCCTTCGTTCTGGCGGACTACGCCAAGCGTATGGAAACCAAAGTTCTCACCCCATCTTCGCCAGCTCAAACAGCGATGATCGATCTGGTTTCACGTTACAAGCAACTATCGCACATGATCGTGCAGGAAAAGAACCGGCGGGAGAAGCTGCGTAATCGCGACGATAACAAATCCAAGGCCTGGATCGAAGAAACGCTGTCATTCCTGCTGCAACAGCGCCAGTCGGTGGTCGATGCCATGGAAACCTGCCTGAAGTCGCACAAAGACCTTGCCGACAAAGCGAAAGTCCTCACCTCGCTCAAGGGCATCGGACTGCGAACCGCATGCATTCTGATCGCCGGGCTTCCCGAACTCGGGCTGTTGGACAAAGGCCAGATCGCAAAGCTCGTCGGTGTCGCCCCAATCAATCGCGACAGTGGCCTGATGCGTGGAAAACGGATGATTACAGGTGGTCGAAAACCGGTAAGGGACGCTCTCTACATCGCCGCGTTACCGGCAATCCGCTTCGATCCCGCCATGAAAGCCGTGTTCGATCGACTGAAAGCCAAAGGCAAGCCCGGAAAGGTTGCTCTCGTCGCCGTCATGCGCAGGATCATCATAATTCTAAACGCTCGAATGCGTGAATATCGGGCAACGGTGCTTGACCCGTAA
- a CDS encoding tripartite tricarboxylate transporter permease: MNTFDFLMQGILVAAQPMNLLYALIGVTLGTAVGVLPGIGPALTVALLLPVTYKLDPAGSLIMFAGIYYGGMYGGSTTSILLNTPGESASIVTALEGNKMARAGRGGPALATAAIGSFVAGLIATIGLAFIAPFIVKLALVFGPREYFALMVLAFVTVSSAFGDSTLRGLTSLFIGFALACIGIDQLTGQTRLSFGVPDLLDGIEVTTLAVAMFAIGESLYIAAQGNLGPDKIEAVKGSVWMSREDWARSWKPWLRGTAIGFPIGAMPAGGAEIGTFLSYAAEKRLTKHPEQFGHGAIEGVAGPEAANNASAAGTLVPLLTLGLPTTATAAIMLAGFQQYGLQPGPLLFATNPQLVWGLIASLLIANFMLLVLNLPLVGLWVKLLTIPKPWLYAGILTFATLGTIGANPSVFELGMLLAFGVLGYVMRIFGYPIAPVVVGLILGPLAEQQLRRALSISQGDVTVLFTSPVAAVLLVVAAAALIVPLILRARGRGQVLSQLAANED, from the coding sequence ATGAACACCTTCGACTTTCTCATGCAGGGCATTCTCGTCGCTGCCCAGCCGATGAACCTTCTTTATGCACTGATCGGCGTGACGCTCGGCACTGCCGTCGGCGTTCTGCCGGGCATCGGACCGGCGCTGACGGTGGCGCTTCTGCTGCCGGTCACCTACAAGCTTGATCCCGCCGGTTCGCTTATCATGTTCGCCGGCATCTACTATGGCGGCATGTATGGTGGTTCGACCACGTCGATCCTCCTGAATACACCCGGCGAAAGCGCCTCGATCGTCACGGCGCTCGAGGGAAACAAGATGGCCCGGGCCGGGCGGGGCGGACCGGCGCTCGCCACGGCCGCGATCGGCTCCTTCGTCGCCGGTCTGATCGCAACCATCGGGCTCGCCTTCATCGCCCCGTTCATCGTCAAGCTGGCACTGGTGTTCGGGCCGCGCGAATATTTCGCGCTCATGGTGCTTGCCTTCGTTACGGTGTCCTCCGCCTTCGGCGATTCGACACTGCGCGGCCTGACCTCGCTGTTCATCGGCTTTGCGCTTGCCTGCATCGGCATCGATCAGCTGACGGGCCAGACACGCCTGAGCTTCGGCGTTCCCGACCTGCTCGACGGCATTGAAGTCACGACCCTGGCCGTCGCCATGTTCGCCATCGGCGAGTCCCTCTATATCGCCGCCCAGGGCAATCTCGGACCCGACAAGATCGAGGCTGTCAAGGGCTCGGTCTGGATGAGCCGCGAGGATTGGGCGCGCTCCTGGAAACCCTGGCTGCGCGGCACGGCGATCGGCTTTCCGATCGGCGCCATGCCGGCGGGCGGCGCGGAGATCGGCACCTTTCTGTCCTATGCCGCCGAAAAGCGATTGACGAAGCATCCGGAACAGTTCGGTCATGGTGCCATCGAGGGTGTCGCGGGTCCTGAGGCCGCCAATAATGCTTCTGCGGCCGGGACGCTCGTGCCGCTGCTGACGCTGGGTCTGCCGACGACGGCGACCGCGGCGATCATGCTGGCCGGTTTCCAGCAATATGGCCTGCAGCCCGGTCCCTTGCTGTTTGCGACCAATCCGCAACTCGTCTGGGGTCTGATCGCCAGCCTCCTGATCGCCAATTTCATGCTTCTCGTCTTGAACCTTCCGCTGGTTGGGCTCTGGGTGAAGCTTTTGACGATCCCGAAGCCCTGGCTCTATGCCGGCATTCTGACATTTGCCACCCTCGGTACCATAGGCGCCAATCCGTCGGTGTTCGAACTCGGCATGCTGCTCGCCTTCGGCGTGCTCGGCTATGTCATGCGCATCTTCGGCTATCCGATCGCCCCGGTTGTCGTGGGACTGATCCTTGGGCCGCTTGCGGAACAGCAGCTGCGCCGCGCATTGTCGATCAGCCAGGGCGACGTCACGGTGCTGTTCACCTCGCCTGTGGCTGCGGTGCTTCTGGTTGTGGCCGCCGCGGCGCTGATCGTTCCCCTGATCCTGCGGGCGCGCGGTCGCGGCCAGGTGCTTTCGCAGCTTGCCGCCAACGAAGACTGA
- a CDS encoding tripartite tricarboxylate transporter TctB family protein, translated as MSKGHIPSTETRRPDWAALAIAVFLAALAAVIFWDASRLANMGGYSGIGPATIPFVVAGGLLLLAAWTVFEAWRGDFPARERQEIAPVAWIIGGLALQMLLLKTAGFSIATGLLFAATAGAFGKRKVWMTIPIGIILCLGIWLVFAGLLQLSLPAGPIERLFW; from the coding sequence ATGAGCAAGGGTCACATCCCTTCAACGGAAACGCGCCGCCCCGATTGGGCGGCGCTTGCCATCGCCGTGTTCCTGGCTGCACTCGCCGCTGTGATCTTCTGGGACGCCTCCCGGCTTGCAAACATGGGCGGCTATTCCGGCATCGGCCCTGCCACCATTCCATTCGTGGTGGCAGGTGGGCTGCTGCTCCTGGCCGCTTGGACAGTCTTCGAAGCCTGGCGAGGCGATTTTCCTGCGCGCGAACGCCAGGAGATCGCGCCGGTCGCCTGGATCATCGGCGGCCTTGCACTCCAGATGCTGCTTTTGAAAACCGCGGGCTTTTCGATTGCCACCGGTCTGCTCTTTGCCGCAACGGCCGGGGCCTTTGGCAAACGCAAAGTGTGGATGACGATTCCGATCGGCATTATTCTCTGTCTCGGCATATGGCTGGTGTTTGCCGGTCTGCTGCAATTGTCGCTCCCGGCGGGACCGATCGAACGCCTGTTTTGGTAA
- a CDS encoding Bug family tripartite tricarboxylate transporter substrate binding protein → MKHIFLASILAGALALPAFAADYTIIAPANPGGGWDQTARSIQTVMQQEGISGNVQVQNVPGAGGTIGLAQFASQAKGNPNSLIVGGYVMVGAILTNKSPVTLADVTPIARLTGEYEAIVVPADSPLKTFGDLVEALKKDPGAVSWGGGSAGGTDHIAVGLIAKAAGVDPTKINYIAFSGGGEALAAILGSQVTAGISGYGEFESQVKAGTLRLLAVSSAERLAGIDAPTIKESGLDVVVENWRMIAAAPGLTDDQKAAVSADIEKLAKSAGWQEALKTKGWQDTYLAGDAFKEQLAKDVSATEAVLKDIGLVQ, encoded by the coding sequence TTGAAACATATTTTTCTCGCATCCATTCTGGCCGGCGCGCTCGCGCTTCCGGCCTTTGCCGCCGACTACACGATCATCGCCCCGGCCAATCCGGGCGGCGGCTGGGACCAGACGGCCCGGTCGATCCAGACCGTGATGCAGCAGGAAGGCATTTCCGGCAATGTCCAGGTCCAGAACGTGCCCGGCGCCGGAGGCACCATCGGACTTGCACAGTTCGCCAGCCAGGCGAAGGGCAATCCAAATTCTCTGATCGTCGGTGGCTATGTCATGGTTGGCGCCATCCTCACCAACAAGTCGCCGGTGACACTCGCCGACGTTACTCCGATCGCGCGCCTGACCGGCGAGTATGAAGCGATCGTGGTCCCGGCGGATTCGCCGCTGAAGACGTTCGGCGACCTTGTCGAGGCGCTGAAGAAGGATCCGGGCGCCGTATCCTGGGGTGGCGGTTCGGCAGGCGGCACAGACCATATCGCCGTCGGACTGATCGCCAAGGCTGCAGGCGTCGATCCCACCAAGATCAATTACATCGCCTTCTCCGGCGGTGGCGAGGCACTGGCGGCAATTCTCGGCAGTCAGGTGACCGCCGGCATTTCCGGCTATGGTGAGTTCGAATCCCAGGTCAAGGCCGGCACGCTGAGACTTCTCGCCGTCTCCAGTGCCGAGCGTCTTGCCGGCATCGATGCTCCGACGATCAAGGAAAGCGGTCTCGATGTCGTGGTAGAGAACTGGCGCATGATCGCTGCAGCCCCCGGGCTGACCGACGATCAGAAGGCCGCCGTGTCTGCCGACATCGAAAAGCTTGCGAAGTCGGCCGGCTGGCAGGAAGCCCTGAAGACCAAGGGCTGGCAGGACACCTATCTGGCCGGCGACGCCTTCAAAGAACAGCTCGCCAAGGATGTCTCCGCAACCGAAGCCGTCCTCAAGGACATCGGTCTCGTCCAATGA
- a CDS encoding ABC transporter substrate-binding protein, translating to MRLLLFLCLLGQLLLPAIARSSDFPARSGNVEAPVLTVYSSLDEPLALPMIRGFQAANPDVAVRYDDMLTGEIYDRIVRETDAGQKTADFAFSSAMDLQVKLSNDGYAQRSDLPMSGRWPAWANWRNTAYALTFEPAVFVYHKPSFSKEKPPSTRGEFVDYLRQQGSDVFGKIGTYDIERSGVGFLFMARDQEQFGDIWSVIQAMGAAGVKLYSTSSAILERVSDGRFVLGYNILGSYAADWASRHPDVGIVLPRDYTVVMSRIGLVPQAAAAPDLGRRYLEFFMSKEGQSIMARELQIPAVSPDVAGANTASTMRDLLGAQLRPVPVSPGLMVYLDQVKRARLIARWNEVLRLQ from the coding sequence ATGCGCCTCCTTTTGTTTCTTTGCCTTCTGGGGCAACTGTTGCTGCCGGCCATTGCCCGATCTTCCGACTTTCCGGCGCGGTCCGGAAATGTCGAGGCGCCGGTGCTCACCGTGTATTCATCGCTCGACGAACCCCTCGCGCTGCCGATGATCAGGGGGTTCCAGGCCGCCAATCCGGATGTGGCGGTGCGTTATGACGATATGCTCACAGGCGAAATCTATGATCGCATCGTCAGGGAAACCGATGCCGGCCAAAAAACCGCCGATTTCGCTTTTTCCTCGGCGATGGATCTTCAGGTCAAGCTGAGCAATGACGGTTATGCACAGCGCAGCGACCTGCCGATGAGCGGCCGCTGGCCCGCATGGGCAAACTGGCGCAACACTGCCTACGCCCTGACTTTCGAGCCTGCTGTCTTCGTCTATCACAAGCCAAGCTTCAGCAAGGAAAAACCGCCTTCGACACGGGGGGAATTCGTCGATTATCTGAGGCAGCAGGGGAGCGACGTATTCGGCAAGATCGGCACCTACGACATCGAGCGCTCAGGCGTCGGCTTCCTGTTCATGGCCCGCGATCAGGAGCAGTTCGGCGATATCTGGTCCGTCATCCAGGCCATGGGTGCGGCAGGCGTGAAGCTTTATTCGACCAGTTCGGCCATCCTGGAGCGCGTCTCGGACGGCCGCTTCGTGCTCGGCTACAATATTCTTGGCTCCTATGCCGCGGACTGGGCCTCCCGTCACCCGGATGTCGGCATCGTCCTGCCGAGGGATTACACAGTCGTCATGTCACGGATAGGTCTCGTGCCGCAGGCGGCGGCGGCGCCGGATCTCGGAAGGCGCTACCTGGAGTTCTTCATGTCGAAGGAAGGGCAGTCGATCATGGCGCGGGAGTTGCAGATCCCGGCCGTCAGTCCCGATGTCGCCGGCGCCAACACCGCCAGCACGATGCGGGACCTGCTGGGCGCGCAATTGCGGCCGGTGCCGGTCAGTCCGGGCTTGATGGTCTATCTCGACCAGGTCAAGCGGGCCCGACTGATTGCCCGATGGAACGAAGTTCTGCGGCTCCAGTAG
- a CDS encoding response regulator, which translates to MRILLVEDNTALSEGLLAILRGSGYAVDVVRDGASADAVTATENFDLVILDLTLPEMDGLDVLRSMRSRQNKAAVLILTARGTQEEKVRGLDLGADDYMIKPFDIGEFEARVRVLLRRQAGLRSSLVSYGGISFDLNSRSFSAGGVPLDIPTRELGLLETLFLRAGKVVAKEAIIQSLTAFNDDLSANAIEQYVSRLRKRLAPHGLTVRTARGIGYYLDRIADS; encoded by the coding sequence TTGCGCATTCTTTTGGTCGAGGACAATACGGCACTTTCGGAAGGGCTTTTGGCCATCCTGCGCGGCAGCGGTTATGCGGTCGACGTCGTCCGCGACGGCGCATCCGCCGATGCCGTTACGGCAACCGAGAATTTCGACCTTGTGATCCTCGACCTGACTTTGCCCGAAATGGACGGGCTCGATGTCCTGCGCTCGATGCGCTCGCGCCAGAACAAGGCGGCCGTCCTGATCCTCACCGCGCGCGGCACGCAGGAGGAAAAAGTCCGCGGTCTCGACCTCGGCGCCGACGACTATATGATCAAGCCCTTCGATATCGGCGAGTTCGAGGCCCGCGTCCGGGTTCTCCTGCGTCGGCAGGCAGGGCTACGCTCGTCCCTTGTCAGTTACGGCGGAATTTCCTTCGACCTCAATTCGCGCAGTTTTTCCGCAGGCGGCGTGCCGCTCGATATCCCCACCCGCGAACTCGGACTGCTGGAAACCCTCTTCCTGCGCGCCGGAAAAGTCGTCGCCAAGGAGGCGATCATCCAGTCCCTCACGGCATTCAACGACGATCTGAGCGCCAATGCGATCGAGCAATATGTCAGCCGGCTCCGCAAACGCCTGGCGCCGCACGGCCTGACCGTCAGAACGGCACGCGGCATCGGCTATTATCTCGACAGAATCGCGGATTCCTGA
- a CDS encoding sensor histidine kinase: protein MQAAYSLRRRLLAWLLIATAVIGCIALIDTYREAVRTANTVSDRVLAGSALAIAERVVVAEDGSLQVDIPYVALEMLTSAAQDRVFYRVDGPPGQFITGYQNLPSLTDTDGQTAAYADAEFRGEPIRIAALQRSASTGIKSVPFVVTVAETTIARRQLTQAILLRSALRLVTMILGAAAIVWVAVTFSLRPLYRLSDAIAERNPGDLHPIRQSVPREVEGLVETVNSFMVRLQSALDALRHFSGNASHQLRTPLAIIRTQLTLSARATTLEEAQHAARKGDEAVAHAERILAQLLLMAKIDAAGSQKPEPPDIIDLVRLARQMTGERVPGAGDAGMDLGFEGEGEALIRAAPLLIEELLRNLIENAIAYAGRGAEVTVRVKTAGAKVLLDVEDNGPGIPLAERQVARQRFARGGRGEAPGMGLGLPIVEEIAGLFGGHLTLGDGPDGKGLKASISFPAAGST from the coding sequence GTGCAGGCCGCCTATTCCCTGCGCCGCCGGCTTCTCGCCTGGCTGTTGATCGCGACGGCGGTGATTGGCTGCATCGCGCTGATCGACACATATCGCGAGGCGGTCAGAACAGCCAATACCGTGTCCGACCGCGTCCTGGCCGGTTCGGCCCTGGCGATCGCCGAGCGTGTCGTCGTGGCGGAAGACGGCTCCCTGCAAGTAGACATACCCTATGTCGCGCTGGAAATGCTAACGTCGGCAGCCCAGGACCGCGTTTTCTACCGGGTCGACGGTCCCCCCGGACAGTTCATTACCGGCTACCAGAACTTGCCATCCCTGACGGACACGGACGGCCAGACCGCGGCCTATGCGGATGCAGAGTTTCGCGGCGAGCCGATCCGTATCGCTGCCCTGCAACGGTCCGCCTCCACAGGTATCAAATCGGTTCCTTTCGTCGTGACAGTCGCCGAAACGACGATTGCCCGGCGTCAGCTTACCCAGGCAATCCTGCTGCGCTCCGCGCTGCGGCTCGTAACGATGATCCTGGGCGCCGCCGCAATCGTGTGGGTGGCAGTGACGTTTTCGTTGCGGCCGCTTTACCGGCTGAGCGATGCGATCGCCGAGCGCAATCCGGGCGATCTGCATCCAATCCGGCAATCCGTGCCCCGCGAGGTCGAAGGCCTGGTCGAGACGGTGAATTCCTTCATGGTGCGGCTCCAATCGGCACTGGATGCACTCCGGCATTTTTCCGGCAATGCCAGCCATCAATTGCGCACGCCGCTGGCAATCATCCGGACGCAGCTGACACTCTCGGCCCGGGCAACGACGTTGGAAGAAGCGCAACACGCAGCCCGCAAGGGCGACGAAGCCGTGGCCCACGCCGAACGCATTCTCGCGCAGTTGCTTCTCATGGCAAAGATCGACGCCGCCGGTTCGCAGAAGCCGGAGCCGCCCGATATCATCGATCTTGTTCGGCTGGCGCGGCAAATGACGGGGGAAAGAGTTCCGGGCGCGGGCGACGCCGGCATGGATCTGGGCTTCGAGGGGGAGGGCGAGGCGTTGATCCGAGCCGCGCCGCTTCTGATCGAGGAACTGCTGCGCAACCTGATCGAAAACGCGATTGCCTATGCTGGTCGCGGGGCGGAAGTGACGGTTCGGGTTAAAACCGCGGGCGCGAAAGTTCTGCTCGATGTGGAAGACAACGGCCCGGGCATTCCACTGGCTGAACGGCAGGTCGCACGCCAGCGCTTTGCACGCGGCGGACGCGGCGAAGCGCCGGGAATGGGTCTTGGTCTTCCGATCGTCGAAGAAATCGCCGGTCTTTTCGGCGGACACCTGACGCTGGGCGACGGACCGGACGGCAAAGGGCTGAAAGCCTCGATCTCGTTCCCGGCCGCGGGCTCAACCTAG